Proteins encoded together in one Falco peregrinus isolate bFalPer1 chromosome 2, bFalPer1.pri, whole genome shotgun sequence window:
- the MRM3 gene encoding rRNA methyltransferase 3, mitochondrial isoform X2 yields MSYPVAQLTSSLPLLLICDNIRDPGNLGTILRSAAGAGCEKVLLTKGCVDPWEPKVLRAGMGAHFRLPVIANLDWEFVPKNLPAGIRVCVADNKDPSAQAKAMPTPRGAGRDGSAPHNPKAPVKSKPKDEEGTADVCIPEVAAQYYYENWTQTPVAVVIGGETHGLSPDAIHLAASTGGKRLVIPVVPGMDSLNSAIAAGIVLFEGKRQLQRRHKQEDERQKFPVVG; encoded by the exons ATGTCTTACCCTGTCGCTCAGCTAACCAGCTCCTTGCCACTGCTCCTCATCTGTGACAATATCCGAGATCCGGGAAACCTGGGAACCATTCTGAGATCTGCAGCAGGAGCGGGCTGTGAGAAAGTGCTGCTCACCAAAG GCTGTGTGGATCCGTGGGAGCCAAAGGTTCTCCGTGCAGGCATGGGGGCTCACTTCCGTCTGCCTGTCATTGCCAACCTGGACTGGGAATTTGTTCCCAAAAACCTTCCTGCCGGTATCCGGGTCTGCGTGGCTGACAACAAAGACCCAAGCGCTCAGGCCAAGGCCATGCCTACGCCgagaggagctggcagggatggCTCTGCTCCCCACAACCCAAAGGCTCCTGTGAAATCCAAACCCAAGGATGAGGAGGGAACAGCAGATGTCTGCATCCCAGAGGTGGCTGCACAGTATTACTACGAGAACTGGACGCAGACTCCAGTGGCCGTGGTGATTGGCGGAGAGACCCACGGTCTGAGTCCAGATGCAATTCACCTCGCTGCCAGCACAGGGGGGAAGAGACTGGTCATTCCCGTGGTGCCAGGCATGGACAGCTTGAATTCCGCTATTGCTGCTGGCATTGTGCTGTTTGAGGGGAAGAGGCAGTTGCAGCGGAGGCACAAACAGGAAGATGAGAGGCAGAAGTTCCCTGTAGTGGGCTAA